From the Neoarius graeffei isolate fNeoGra1 chromosome 1, fNeoGra1.pri, whole genome shotgun sequence genome, one window contains:
- the LOC132889205 gene encoding uncharacterized protein LOC132889205: MLGIKKSRTSPYHPQGDAQPERFNRTLLAMLGTLENVKKQGWSQHISQLVHAYNCTKNDATGYSPYFLLFGREARLPVDLCFGTALDGTSELSHIQYVKKMRQELQQAYQLATETATKNHLRNKSRYDQRVRDQPLAEGDRVLVRNVGLTGKHKLQDRWKSTPYVVIKKLPNLPVYRVRPEHGNGGVKTFHRDHLLPIGYLVRMPNPSLNTESIRKPPVTRMQDAHRRQKPHLPLDQWSHVSSCSESEFEDVHECQFLDVDEVRRVISAPRHQSGNHSPSEYENSELSESEPELEQHEESTKDVASHQSENEEVHPSDTAEDTDVEPRAHARHNYTMNDMPRIRKSQREKKPAIRLTYDKPGHSTEEPVTIVHHGMVIQLNLSSQDREVQTPVKNYKCSQMSRNKSRTTPAQPRCKRWSDEDI, from the coding sequence ATGCTGGGAATCAAAAAGTCTCGCACATCCCCGTACCATCCTCAGGGCGACGCCCAACCCGAACGTTTCAACAGGACATTACTGGCAATGCTTGGGACTCTGGAAAATGTAAAGAAGCAGGGTTGGAGTCAGCACATTAGTCAATTAGTACATGCGTACAATTGCACCAAGAATGATGCTACAGGATACTCTCCCTATTTCCTGCTGTTCGGCAGAGAGGCAAGGTTGCCTGTTGACCTCTGTTTTGGTACTGCCCTGGATGGAACGAGTGAGTTATCTCATATTCAATATGTCAAAAAGATGAGACAAGAGTTGCAGCAAGCCTATCAACTTGCCACCGAGACAGCCACTAAAAACCATCTGAGGAACAAATCACGTTATGATCAACGTGTGAGAGATCAGCCATTGGCGGAAGGTGACAGGGTCTTAGTGCGAAATGTTGGCCTTACAGGGAAACACAAGTTGCAAGACCGCTGGAAGTCTACACCTTATGTGGTGATCAAAAAATTGCCTAACTTACCCGTCTATAGAGTCAGACCAGAACATGGCAATGGAGGTGTTAAGACATTTCACAGAGATCATCTCTTGCCAATCGGTTACTTGGTCAGGATGCCAAATCCCTCACTGAACACTGAATCTATCAGGAAACCACCAGTGACTAGGATGCAGGATGCACATAGACGCCAGAAGCCGCACTTACCACTTGATCAATGGTCTCATGTTTCTTCCTGTTCGGAATCGGAGTTCGAGGATGTACATGAATGTCAATTCCTGGATGTGGATGAAGTCAGGAGAGTCATTTCAGCTCCTCGCCACCAGTCTGGAAATCACTCACCATCTGAGTATGAAAATTCTGAGCTGTCTGAGAGTGAGCCAGAATTGGAACAACATGAGGAGTCAACAAAGGATGTTGCCTCTCATCAGTCAGAAAATGAGGAAGTGCATCCCAGTGATACTGCGGAAGACACTGATGTAGAGCCAAGAGCTCACGCAAGACATAACTATACAATGAATGACATGCCAAGGATCAGAAAGTCACAGCGGGAAAAGAAGCCTGCTATCCGCTTAACTTATGATAAACCCGGACATTCTACTGAGGAACCTGTGACCATTGTGCATCATGGAATGGTTATTCAGTTGAACCTTAGTTCTCAAGACAGAGAGGTTCAAACCCCAGTCAAAAACTACAAATGTTCTCAAATGTCGCGTAATAAATCAAGAACAACACCCGCCCAGCCTAGGTGTAAAAGATGGTCAGATGAGGACATCTAG